From Pseudomonadota bacterium, a single genomic window includes:
- a CDS encoding DUF4091 domain-containing protein encodes MFRPGSSVAALALPVLGLLAGLASTAGAAELNFGVVTPNLKVRPTERPAVQSGAQLFAGRNEFEAFQVVFTARGGSVDGLGARISSPLTGPGGATLPSDSVTLYRADYYEVGTASNTEGGAGRWPDPLIPDLDPLVGERRNAFPFRLPAGESRSVWVDVFVPATAAAGRYTGELTVTVKGAAVGTLPIALQVGEFTLPSTASLRSAFAMDFDQPCMAHTGTESCDSRWNERKALELRERYVRCALDHRFTIHDPFFQPPTGGSIAPFDELMLPLVLGTGRTRLRGARLTTIRLGGDDFATWLGYARRKGFADRLFYYPVDEPHGKGEWSRFAARARALHAADPAARTILTATLREATANGVAQHVDIFVPVINFLEERPNAGTPYDGNQRASYAAWLVADPKHELWSYQSCQSHGCGECGTPSPNEGERGWPLRVIDGSAIQNRAFAWIAFTHELGAELYFETVEQLGTAWARNGQCKYSGSGDGTLFYPGTPARIGGKTDIPVESIRLKLLREGMEDYEYLVLAGRLNRLEALKVARTLFPHPYETAQPPARLEAARAQLYALIAGMAPPASGGSGGSGGASVTVPNGRDGGSAGEDPSGDADDGLSARSACAVGGGGSAPSLLLGLLLLWTRRVRRRRAHATRRGQR; translated from the coding sequence ATGTTCAGGCCGGGCTCCAGCGTCGCCGCGCTCGCGCTGCCCGTGCTCGGCCTGCTCGCGGGGCTGGCGTCGACCGCTGGCGCGGCCGAGCTGAACTTCGGCGTCGTCACCCCCAACCTCAAGGTGCGCCCGACCGAGCGTCCGGCGGTGCAAAGCGGTGCGCAGCTCTTCGCCGGGCGCAATGAATTCGAAGCCTTCCAGGTGGTCTTCACCGCCCGCGGCGGCAGCGTCGATGGCCTCGGCGCGCGGATCTCGAGCCCGCTCACCGGCCCCGGCGGGGCCACGCTACCCAGCGATAGCGTCACGCTCTACCGCGCCGACTACTACGAGGTCGGGACCGCGTCCAACACCGAGGGCGGCGCTGGACGCTGGCCAGATCCGTTGATTCCCGACCTCGACCCCTTGGTCGGCGAGCGCCGCAACGCCTTTCCGTTTCGCCTGCCCGCGGGCGAGAGCCGCAGCGTCTGGGTCGACGTCTTCGTCCCCGCCACCGCCGCGGCTGGACGCTACACCGGCGAGCTGACGGTGACGGTGAAGGGCGCGGCGGTCGGCACGCTGCCGATCGCCCTGCAGGTGGGGGAGTTCACCCTCCCCTCGACGGCCTCGCTGCGCTCCGCCTTCGCGATGGACTTCGATCAGCCGTGCATGGCGCACACCGGCACCGAGTCGTGCGATTCGCGCTGGAACGAGCGCAAGGCCCTCGAGCTGCGCGAGCGCTACGTCCGCTGCGCGCTCGACCATCGCTTCACGATCCACGATCCCTTCTTTCAGCCACCCACCGGCGGCAGCATCGCCCCCTTCGACGAGCTGATGCTGCCCCTGGTGCTGGGCACCGGGCGGACCCGGCTGCGCGGCGCCCGCCTGACGACGATCCGCCTCGGCGGCGACGACTTCGCGACCTGGCTCGGCTACGCCCGCCGCAAGGGCTTCGCCGATCGCCTGTTCTACTATCCGGTCGACGAGCCCCACGGGAAAGGCGAGTGGAGCCGCTTCGCCGCGCGCGCTCGCGCCCTCCATGCCGCAGACCCGGCCGCCAGGACCATTCTCACCGCGACGCTGCGCGAGGCCACCGCCAACGGGGTCGCCCAGCATGTCGACATCTTCGTCCCGGTGATCAACTTCCTCGAGGAGCGACCGAACGCCGGCACGCCCTATGACGGCAACCAGCGCGCGAGCTACGCGGCCTGGCTCGTCGCCGATCCGAAGCATGAGCTCTGGTCCTACCAGTCGTGTCAGTCGCATGGCTGCGGGGAGTGCGGGACACCCTCGCCGAACGAGGGCGAGCGCGGCTGGCCGCTGCGGGTGATCGACGGCTCGGCGATCCAGAATCGCGCCTTCGCCTGGATCGCCTTCACGCACGAGCTTGGCGCCGAGCTCTACTTCGAGACCGTCGAGCAGCTCGGCACGGCCTGGGCGCGCAACGGCCAATGCAAGTACTCTGGGTCGGGCGACGGCACGCTCTTCTATCCGGGCACCCCGGCGCGCATCGGCGGCAAGACCGACATCCCAGTCGAATCGATTCGCCTGAAGCTGCTGCGGGAAGGGATGGAGGACTACGAATACCTGGTGCTCGCGGGGCGGCTGAATCGCCTCGAGGCCCTCAAGGTGGCGCGCACGCTCTTCCCGCACCCCTACGAGACGGCGCAGCCCCCGGCGCGGCTCGAAGCGGCCAGGGCGCAGCTCTACGCGCTGATCGCCGGCATGGCGCCTCCGGCGAGTGGCGGCAGCGGCGGCAGCGGCGGCGCCTCGGTGACGGTCCCCAACGGGCGCGACGGGGGAAGCGCGGGCGAGGATCCGAGCGGCGACGCTGACGATGGGCTCAGCGCGCGCAGCGCCTGCGCCGTCGGCGGTGGGGGCAGCGCTCCGTCCTTGCTGCTCGGCTTGCTGCTCCTGTGGACGCGCCGGGTTCGGCGGCGTCGCGCCCACGCCACGCGACGCGGGCAGCGCTGA
- a CDS encoding O-antigen ligase family protein, with protein sequence MFSFPGIVSLVFFFFVRPHEVFELLQQLPLLYIFTALAVFGMVIDLRLRLVRPEPTPQLAWALLFFAWAALSAALRHPDPPVALLDLAILFTWYFLISHGLQSLRAFDAMARLLVGLAVFLAAVGVHQHFAPLGCVAAEPDVNLAIVSGAPDGRSCRTASDCLRQGADPGKEYVCEHVGLLGTTTISDRVRYRGTLQDPNELASVIASVLPLIIALITVRPSAGRWLGGLIGGALILLCVVLTRSRGGLMGVGAALSVYVIRRFRLKGVAALGLLTIPLMYLVLSNRADADASSIERMECWWEGMNMFRYHPFFGVGFDQFTEHHYLTAHNSFVLTVAELGIVGMLLWVGLLYVSCKIPIVAYLRYPDQPEVRAWALATLAAFGSTMVGAFFLSLTYRYMPWTFIALCGSLYRAIKAHDPTWRMPLGARDWLAIGGLTLGLTGGLFVITRMWMASN encoded by the coding sequence ATGTTCTCCTTCCCTGGCATTGTCTCGCTGGTCTTCTTTTTCTTCGTGCGACCGCACGAGGTCTTCGAGCTGCTGCAGCAGCTTCCCCTGCTCTATATCTTCACGGCGCTGGCCGTCTTCGGCATGGTCATCGACCTCCGCCTGCGCCTGGTGCGACCCGAACCGACGCCGCAGCTCGCCTGGGCCCTGCTCTTCTTCGCCTGGGCAGCCCTGAGCGCTGCCCTCCGCCACCCCGACCCGCCGGTGGCGCTGCTCGACCTGGCGATCCTCTTCACCTGGTACTTTTTGATCTCGCATGGACTGCAGTCGCTGCGCGCCTTCGATGCGATGGCACGTCTCCTCGTCGGACTGGCCGTGTTCCTGGCCGCGGTTGGCGTGCATCAGCACTTCGCACCCCTCGGCTGCGTCGCTGCGGAGCCCGACGTCAACCTGGCGATCGTCAGCGGCGCACCTGACGGTCGGAGCTGCCGCACTGCCTCCGACTGCCTCCGGCAGGGCGCCGATCCGGGCAAGGAGTACGTCTGCGAGCACGTCGGGCTGCTCGGCACGACGACGATCTCCGATCGCGTGCGCTACCGCGGCACGCTGCAGGATCCCAACGAGCTGGCGAGCGTGATCGCCTCCGTGCTGCCGCTGATCATCGCGCTGATCACCGTGCGACCGAGCGCCGGCCGCTGGCTCGGCGGCCTGATCGGGGGCGCGCTGATCCTGCTCTGCGTGGTTTTAACCCGCTCGCGCGGCGGCCTGATGGGCGTCGGAGCCGCGCTCAGCGTCTACGTCATTCGCCGCTTTCGCCTGAAGGGCGTGGCGGCGCTGGGCCTGCTGACCATCCCGCTGATGTACCTGGTGCTCAGCAACCGCGCGGACGCCGACGCGTCCTCGATCGAGCGCATGGAGTGCTGGTGGGAGGGCATGAACATGTTCCGCTACCACCCCTTCTTCGGCGTCGGCTTCGACCAGTTCACCGAGCACCACTACCTGACCGCGCACAATTCCTTCGTATTGACGGTCGCCGAGCTGGGCATCGTCGGCATGCTCCTCTGGGTCGGGCTGCTCTATGTTTCCTGCAAGATCCCGATCGTCGCTTATCTGCGCTATCCGGATCAGCCCGAGGTGCGCGCCTGGGCGCTCGCGACCTTGGCCGCCTTCGGCTCGACGATGGTCGGCGCGTTCTTTCTCTCGCTGACCTACCGATACATGCCGTGGACCTTCATCGCCCTCTGCGGCAGCCTCTATCGGGCGATCAAGGCGCATGATCCAACCTGGCGCATGCCGCTGGGCGCGCGCGACTGGCTCGCCATCGGCGGCCTGACCCTCGGGCTCACCGGTGGCCTCTTCGTGATCACGCGGATGTGGATGGCCTCGAACTAG
- the mscL gene encoding large conductance mechanosensitive channel protein MscL, whose amino-acid sequence MLQEFKKFALKGNVIDLAVGVIIGGAFGAIVSSLVKHIIMPLVGLVMPGEQGYLGWKLVIGAKEVPYGLFLGEIVNFIIVAFALYLFIVKFLGWAMRTKQEEKSAPAGPPPLTADQQLLTEIRDLLKRP is encoded by the coding sequence CTGCTGCAGGAGTTCAAGAAGTTCGCCCTCAAGGGCAACGTCATCGACCTGGCCGTCGGGGTGATCATCGGCGGCGCGTTCGGCGCCATCGTCAGCTCGCTCGTCAAGCACATCATCATGCCCTTGGTGGGCCTGGTGATGCCCGGCGAGCAGGGCTACCTCGGCTGGAAGCTCGTGATTGGCGCGAAGGAGGTGCCCTACGGGCTCTTCCTCGGCGAGATCGTGAACTTCATCATCGTGGCCTTCGCGCTCTACCTCTTCATCGTCAAGTTCCTTGGCTGGGCGATGCGTACCAAGCAGGAGGAGAAAAGCGCCCCCGCGGGTCCTCCGCCGCTGACCGCAGACCAGCAATTGCTGACCGAGATCCGCGACCTCTTGAAGAGGCCCTAG
- a CDS encoding sodium ion-translocating decarboxylase subunit beta, whose product MLAIASLLIYLAIRRGFEPLLLLPIGLGAFLANLPGSGLLTPPEGSTPGGLFYYLSQGIELELFPPLIFLGIGAMTDFGPLLSNPKTFLLGAAAQLGVFTALTAATALGFDLREAGAIGIIGGADGPTAIYLALKLAPHLLGPIAVSAYSYMALVPMIQPPIMRALTNARERAIVMPPGEPVSRTLRIVFPLLVTLIGVLIVPPAAPLIAMLMGGNLLRESAVVDRLTNMAQNELINIVTFFLGTCVGMTMGAEVFLRWDTLKILALGIIAFGVATAGGMLFGKLLCWLTGGRVNPLIGAAGVSAVPMAARVAHNVGQESNPQNYLLMHAMGPNVAGVLGSAIAAGVLLAVLGR is encoded by the coding sequence ATGCTGGCCATCGCCTCGCTCTTGATCTACCTGGCGATTCGCAGGGGCTTCGAGCCTCTGCTGCTGCTGCCAATCGGGCTGGGTGCCTTTCTCGCCAATCTTCCCGGAAGCGGTCTGCTGACGCCGCCGGAGGGCTCGACGCCCGGGGGCCTGTTCTATTACCTCTCCCAGGGCATCGAGCTCGAGCTCTTCCCGCCACTGATCTTTCTCGGCATCGGGGCCATGACGGACTTCGGGCCGCTGCTCTCCAACCCCAAGACCTTCCTGCTCGGCGCCGCCGCCCAGCTCGGGGTCTTCACCGCTCTGACGGCGGCGACCGCCCTCGGCTTCGATCTGCGCGAAGCCGGCGCGATCGGCATCATCGGCGGGGCGGATGGGCCGACCGCCATCTACCTGGCGCTGAAGTTGGCGCCCCATCTCCTCGGACCGATCGCCGTCTCGGCCTACTCGTATATGGCCCTCGTCCCGATGATCCAGCCGCCGATCATGCGCGCCCTCACGAACGCGCGCGAACGCGCGATCGTCATGCCGCCAGGGGAGCCCGTCTCGCGCACCCTGCGCATCGTCTTCCCGCTGCTGGTGACGCTCATTGGCGTGCTGATCGTGCCACCGGCCGCACCGCTGATCGCGATGCTGATGGGCGGTAACCTGCTGCGCGAGAGCGCCGTGGTCGATCGGCTGACCAACATGGCGCAGAACGAGTTGATCAATATCGTGACCTTCTTCCTCGGCACCTGCGTCGGCATGACGATGGGCGCTGAGGTCTTTCTGCGCTGGGATACCCTCAAGATCCTCGCGCTGGGCATTATCGCCTTCGGGGTGGCGACGGCGGGCGGGATGCTCTTCGGCAAGCTGCTCTGCTGGCTGACCGGGGGCCGCGTCAATCCGTTGATCGGCGCCGCCGGCGTCTCCGCGGTGCCGATGGCCGCCCGCGTCGCGCACAATGTCGGCCAGGAATCCAACCCGCAGAACTACCTCTTGATGCACGCCATGGGACCCAATGTGGCCGGCGTGCTCGGTTCGGCAATCGCCGCCGGCGTTCTGCTGGCCGTGCTCGGCCGTTGA
- a CDS encoding acetyl-CoA carboxylase biotin carboxyl carrier protein subunit, producing the protein MKRLHITVNGRRYEVEVEVVEDDEAAAPPSFGAIGPASRHTIDSYVSPVTTPLPTRPRVNTPQDRTVTAPINGILLEIPVRVGQPVQENDVLAIVEAMKMRTNIAAPSAGVVAAIEVKVGDRVETGQVLLRFE; encoded by the coding sequence GTGAAAAGGCTGCACATCACGGTCAACGGCCGACGCTACGAGGTGGAGGTGGAGGTCGTCGAGGACGACGAGGCGGCGGCCCCACCATCATTCGGGGCGATCGGGCCCGCGAGTCGACACACGATCGATAGTTATGTCAGCCCGGTCACCACCCCTTTGCCGACGCGGCCGCGCGTCAACACGCCACAAGACAGGACCGTCACGGCGCCGATCAACGGCATCCTCCTCGAGATCCCCGTGCGCGTCGGGCAGCCAGTTCAGGAAAACGACGTGCTCGCGATCGTCGAGGCGATGAAGATGCGAACCAATATCGCGGCGCCAAGCGCAGGGGTCGTCGCGGCGATCGAGGTCAAGGTCGGCGACCGCGTCGAAACCGGCCAGGTCCTGCTGCGCTTCGAGTAG
- a CDS encoding OadG family protein encodes MLTDRTDALIESFWLLLVGMGGVFAALLLLATVFAALSALDRRLTRWRTRRAAELAAAANPAAHLGDREQPEDEEEEALIVVLAAAASVALQRRVTVRAVQLLGPSASNPWASAGRLTIMASRAINRRKG; translated from the coding sequence ATGCTGACAGATCGCACAGACGCCTTGATTGAGTCGTTTTGGCTCTTGCTCGTGGGCATGGGCGGGGTCTTCGCCGCGCTGCTGCTGCTGGCCACCGTCTTCGCCGCGCTCAGCGCCCTCGACCGACGGCTGACGCGCTGGCGCACGCGCCGCGCCGCCGAGCTCGCCGCCGCAGCGAACCCTGCGGCGCACTTAGGCGATCGCGAGCAGCCCGAAGACGAAGAAGAAGAGGCGCTCATCGTGGTGCTGGCTGCCGCGGCAAGCGTCGCGCTGCAGCGGCGGGTGACCGTCCGCGCCGTGCAATTGCTCGGCCCCAGCGCCAGCAATCCCTGGGCGAGCGCGGGCCGACTGACGATCATGGCCTCGCGCGCCATCAACAGAAGGAAGGGGTAG